In Streptomyces sp. NBC_01381, a genomic segment contains:
- a CDS encoding MFS transporter, whose translation MTASALREPVERVGRGWTGALSVANGAIWVGWYGPLQILLAVQAEDLAPAGTSKETVLAWVTGVGAVVSLASNPLFGALSDRTTSLWGRRTPWIVAGTAGGAASLLLLSAAGSVWWMAAGWCLVQLTLNAAFAAVTAAVPDRVPRLQRGSVGGWLGAAQLLGVVVGTGLATVAGGTVAGYAACAVFTVAGVLPYVVRHRDLRLDAADRPPWNWRSFLAGFWLSPRRYPDLGWAWLTRFLINVSNSVVLLYLLYFLRDRLHRSDPESGVLILTAVNGVTMLATVVVGGAWSDRVGRRKPFVIWSGCLMAVATSLLAVWQTWPGAIVAAAVLGIGFGVFTSVDFALMTDVLPKALDRGKDLGVINIANSLPQVAAPAIAAPIVTYLGGYRVLYLVAAVVGLAGAVLVTRIRGVE comes from the coding sequence ATGACGGCGAGCGCGCTGCGGGAGCCGGTCGAGCGGGTCGGCAGGGGCTGGACGGGCGCCCTGTCGGTCGCCAACGGGGCGATCTGGGTGGGCTGGTACGGCCCGCTGCAGATCCTGCTCGCCGTGCAGGCGGAGGACCTGGCCCCGGCGGGCACGTCGAAGGAGACGGTCCTCGCCTGGGTGACGGGCGTGGGCGCGGTGGTGTCTCTCGCCTCGAACCCGCTCTTCGGCGCGCTCTCGGACCGCACGACGTCCCTCTGGGGCCGCCGCACCCCGTGGATCGTGGCGGGCACGGCAGGAGGCGCCGCCTCGCTCCTCCTGCTCTCAGCAGCAGGCTCGGTGTGGTGGATGGCGGCGGGCTGGTGCCTGGTCCAGCTCACCCTGAACGCCGCCTTCGCCGCGGTCACGGCGGCGGTGCCCGACCGGGTGCCGCGCCTTCAACGGGGCTCCGTGGGCGGCTGGTTGGGCGCGGCGCAGCTGCTCGGCGTGGTCGTCGGGACGGGCCTTGCGACGGTGGCGGGCGGGACGGTCGCGGGGTACGCGGCGTGTGCGGTGTTCACCGTGGCGGGCGTGCTGCCCTATGTCGTACGCCATCGGGACCTGCGCCTGGATGCCGCCGACCGCCCGCCGTGGAACTGGCGGAGCTTCCTGGCCGGCTTCTGGCTGAGCCCGCGCCGCTATCCGGATCTCGGCTGGGCGTGGCTGACCCGCTTCCTGATCAACGTCAGCAACTCGGTGGTGCTGCTCTACCTCCTCTACTTCCTCCGCGACCGCCTGCACCGCTCCGACCCGGAGTCGGGCGTACTGATCCTGACGGCCGTGAACGGCGTGACGATGCTGGCCACGGTCGTGGTGGGCGGCGCCTGGTCGGACCGGGTGGGCCGCCGCAAACCCTTCGTGATCTGGTCGGGCTGCCTGATGGCGGTGGCCACCAGCCTCCTCGCGGTGTGGCAGACCTGGCCGGGCGCGATCGTCGCGGCGGCGGTGCTCGGCATCGGCTTCGGCGTCTTCACGTCGGTGGACTTCGCCCTGATGACGGACGTCCTGCCGAAGGCCCTTGACCGCGGCAAGGACCTGGGCGTCATCAACATCGCCAACTCGCTGCCCCAGGTGGCGGCCCCGGCAATCGCGGCCCCGATCGTGACGTATCTGGGCGGCTACCGGGTCCTGTACCTGGTGGCGGCGGTGGTGGGACTGGCGGGGGCGGTGCTGGTGACGCGGATCAGGGGCGTGGAGTAG
- a CDS encoding GDSL-type esterase/lipase family protein produces the protein MFARGMRGRLVRLPEAAGEDAGLTGPQRENGGPPLRLAVIGDSLAAGVGAASHGEALSGQLAQALTAMTGRAVSWRVSAKAGATVPVVRRGLLPGLTDPTTGWRPDLVLVAAGSNDCVSARTSRWSSRACPR, from the coding sequence ATGTTCGCACGGGGAATGCGGGGACGCCTGGTGAGGTTGCCGGAAGCGGCCGGGGAGGACGCCGGGCTGACCGGGCCGCAGCGGGAGAACGGGGGTCCTCCGCTGCGGCTCGCGGTCATCGGCGACTCGCTCGCCGCGGGCGTGGGGGCGGCGAGCCACGGCGAGGCGCTCAGCGGTCAGCTCGCCCAGGCGTTGACGGCGATGACGGGGCGCGCGGTCTCCTGGCGGGTGTCGGCGAAGGCCGGGGCCACAGTGCCGGTGGTGCGGCGGGGCCTGCTGCCGGGTCTGACGGACCCGACGACCGGCTGGCGGCCGGACCTGGTCCTGGTGGCCGCGGGGTCGAACGACTGCGTCTCGGCGAGGACGTCCCGATGGTCTTCGCGGGCCTGCCCCCGATGA
- the era gene encoding GTPase Era: protein MGAMSVRTQSSEPSEAIHRAGFACFVGRPNAGKSTLTNALVGQKVAITADQPQTTRHTVRGIVHRPDAQLILVDTPGLHKPRTLLGERLNDVVRTTWAEVDVIGFCLPANEKLGPGDRFIAKELATIKKTPKIAVVTKTDLVDSKTLAEQLIAIDQLGKELGFEWAQIVPVSAVADKQVGLLADLIVPMLPESPPLYPEGDLTDEPEMVMVAELIREAALEGVRDELPHSIAVVVEEMLPRTDRPADKPLLDIHANVYIERPSQKGIIIGPKGKRLKDVGIKSRRQIEALLGTPVFLDLHVKVAKDWQRDPKQLRKLGF from the coding sequence ATGGGCGCCATGAGCGTTCGTACCCAGTCATCCGAGCCGTCCGAGGCCATCCACCGCGCCGGCTTCGCCTGCTTCGTGGGCCGCCCCAATGCGGGCAAGTCCACCCTCACGAATGCTCTGGTCGGCCAGAAGGTGGCGATCACCGCCGACCAGCCGCAGACCACGCGGCACACGGTGCGGGGCATCGTGCACCGGCCCGACGCGCAGCTGATCCTGGTGGACACCCCCGGGCTGCACAAGCCGCGCACGCTGCTCGGCGAGCGGCTCAACGACGTCGTCCGCACGACGTGGGCCGAGGTCGACGTCATCGGCTTCTGTCTGCCCGCGAACGAGAAGCTCGGCCCCGGCGACCGGTTCATCGCCAAGGAACTGGCCACGATCAAGAAGACGCCGAAGATCGCGGTCGTGACGAAGACCGACCTCGTCGACAGCAAGACCCTCGCCGAGCAGCTCATCGCCATCGACCAGCTCGGCAAGGAGCTCGGCTTCGAGTGGGCGCAGATCGTGCCGGTGTCGGCGGTCGCCGACAAGCAGGTCGGGCTGCTCGCCGACCTGATCGTCCCGATGCTGCCGGAGAGCCCGCCGCTGTACCCGGAGGGCGACCTCACGGACGAGCCCGAGATGGTCATGGTCGCCGAGCTGATCCGCGAGGCCGCGCTTGAGGGCGTACGGGACGAACTGCCGCACTCCATCGCCGTCGTGGTGGAGGAGATGCTGCCGCGCACGGACCGCCCGGCGGACAAGCCGCTCCTGGACATCCACGCGAACGTCTACATCGAGCGCCCCAGCCAGAAGGGCATCATCATCGGCCCGAAGGGCAAGCGCCTGAAGGACGTCGGCATCAAGTCCCGCCGCCAGATCGAGGCACTTCTCGGTACGCCGGTCTTCTTGGACCTGCACGTGAAGGTGGCCAAGGACTGGCAGCGGGACCCGAAGCAGCTGCGGAAGCTGGGGTTCTGA
- a CDS encoding TetR/AcrR family transcriptional regulator, translating to MRSPAALSARRLVKSVGASTMAVYTHFGSMPELVREVIREGFVRFHARAAGIEQGADPVVELAGLCRVYQEFARAEPDVYAVMFGSSVLTGFALSDDDRRMGTFLLRAPRDAIRRCVDAGRFRADADPDLLVSAAVSHRVGCG from the coding sequence ATGCGCAGCCCCGCCGCACTCAGCGCCCGCCGCCTGGTCAAGTCGGTCGGGGCCTCGACGATGGCCGTCTACACCCACTTCGGGTCGATGCCCGAGCTGGTGCGCGAGGTCATCCGGGAGGGCTTCGTGCGGTTCCACGCCCGCGCCGCCGGCATCGAGCAGGGCGCCGACCCCGTCGTCGAACTCGCCGGACTCTGCCGCGTCTACCAGGAGTTCGCGCGCGCCGAACCCGACGTCTACGCCGTGATGTTCGGCAGCTCGGTGCTCACCGGCTTCGCGCTCTCCGACGACGACCGCCGGATGGGTACGTTCCTGCTGCGGGCCCCGCGCGACGCGATCCGCCGCTGCGTGGACGCGGGCCGCTTCCGCGCGGACGCGGACCCCGATCTGCTGGTATCGGCCGCTGTTTCCCACCGTGTGGGGTGCGGTTGA